In Saccharicrinis fermentans DSM 9555 = JCM 21142, a genomic segment contains:
- a CDS encoding IS701 family transposase, protein MYLSEFQHHFKNRTKSNFDKATQYVEGLALSDLKNIERITETLNADYHKMQHFITESNWDARAVIDQIANQVDQSLPNQKLKGLLIDESGWVKKGDKSIGVDHQYCGNVGKTANSQVAVFGCLCTDKYAALVDTRLYLPRSWCTNNARCETAGIPKEDRVFKTKPELATDIVKHQLEMGIEFDYVGGDGLYGNDLAFTRSVEDMGLVYMLDIHSDQKIHLEKPELHIPERKSNRGRPPKRPKASTPSVNANEYIETLTNKDWKKLDIRDSAKGKLKGLFHFKTVYIWDKVQNIVEKRLLVISKRKTKQGVEIKYSFTNAELAQYTHQALAYMQAQRFFIEHSFKEQKQIVGLDQFQTRKWLSWHHQVALNLMVGSFMLKEKLLNQDEVPLLSARDIMDFMVYKFYREMTDERMLEKLQQRHEKRQRDIDLCYSKQ, encoded by the coding sequence GTGTATTTATCTGAATTTCAGCACCATTTTAAAAATAGAACAAAATCCAACTTCGACAAAGCTACTCAATACGTCGAAGGTCTAGCTTTAAGCGATTTGAAAAACATCGAACGCATCACTGAGACATTAAACGCAGACTACCATAAGATGCAGCATTTTATCACCGAATCCAATTGGGATGCAAGAGCTGTCATCGACCAAATAGCAAATCAGGTAGACCAATCACTCCCAAACCAAAAATTAAAAGGATTACTCATAGACGAAAGCGGATGGGTGAAAAAAGGTGACAAAAGCATTGGTGTTGATCACCAGTATTGCGGGAACGTTGGGAAGACTGCAAACTCGCAGGTTGCAGTTTTTGGTTGCTTGTGCACGGACAAATATGCAGCGTTGGTCGACACGAGACTGTACCTTCCAAGGTCATGGTGTACTAACAACGCCAGGTGTGAAACTGCTGGCATCCCCAAAGAGGACAGGGTTTTCAAGACAAAACCGGAGCTGGCTACAGATATTGTGAAGCACCAACTGGAAATGGGTATCGAGTTCGATTACGTTGGGGGGGATGGACTTTATGGCAATGACCTTGCGTTTACCCGTTCGGTTGAGGATATGGGTTTGGTGTACATGCTTGACATTCATAGCGATCAAAAAATCCACCTTGAAAAACCAGAACTACATATTCCAGAGCGAAAGAGCAATCGTGGGCGCCCACCCAAAAGGCCGAAGGCAAGCACCCCATCGGTAAACGCTAACGAATATATAGAAACGCTTACAAACAAGGACTGGAAAAAGCTTGACATTCGTGATTCTGCCAAGGGAAAGCTGAAGGGATTGTTCCATTTTAAGACAGTTTACATTTGGGATAAGGTTCAGAACATTGTTGAGAAACGGTTGCTGGTCATTTCGAAAAGAAAGACAAAGCAGGGAGTAGAAATAAAATATTCGTTCACTAACGCAGAACTTGCTCAATACACGCATCAGGCGCTGGCATACATGCAGGCACAACGCTTTTTCATTGAGCATAGCTTCAAAGAGCAAAAACAGATAGTAGGCTTGGATCAGTTCCAAACCCGCAAATGGCTGTCATGGCATCACCAAGTAGCCCTCAACTTAATGGTGGGCAGCTTTATGCTGAAAGAAAAACTATTGAATCAAGACGAAGTCCCATTGTTGTCGGCAAGAGACATTATGGATTTTATGGTATACAAATTTTATCGTGAAATGACCGATGAACGGATGCTGGAAAAACTGCAGCAGCGACATGAAAAGCGACAGCGTGACATAGACCTCTGTTATTCAAAGCAATAA
- a CDS encoding EI24 domain-containing protein: MTFKKGFTLGIKSYSRAFVFIRKHRLTWYLLFPLLLNILLLVIGYTSTVNLSTRWFVYVTDWINMDSWEFWGSGFLSSVVEFFMFIMVRIMFFLMFAYIGGYLVIILLSPVYAFLSEKVESILTGEDFPFEFQQFLKDIWRGIRLALRNLAIELILTVVLFVLSFVPVVGFFTGITLFFVSAYFYGFSFIDYSLERKKMNITESVSFVKTNKGLALGNGTIFSLALLIPFLGVLISSFVSIISVTAATIATTEAMIREDLKAS, from the coding sequence ATGACTTTTAAAAAAGGATTCACACTAGGGATAAAGAGTTACTCAAGGGCATTCGTATTCATTAGAAAGCACCGATTAACATGGTACCTGCTGTTTCCTCTATTGTTAAACATTCTATTACTGGTTATTGGATATACCTCAACCGTAAACCTAAGCACCAGGTGGTTCGTTTATGTAACCGATTGGATAAACATGGACAGCTGGGAATTTTGGGGATCTGGTTTCTTAAGTTCAGTGGTAGAGTTCTTCATGTTTATCATGGTTCGCATCATGTTCTTTCTAATGTTTGCCTACATTGGAGGCTATTTAGTCATTATCTTATTATCTCCAGTATACGCGTTTCTTTCCGAAAAAGTAGAAAGCATTTTAACCGGAGAAGATTTCCCCTTTGAGTTTCAGCAGTTTTTAAAAGACATATGGCGAGGTATTAGATTGGCACTACGCAACTTAGCTATTGAGTTAATTTTGACCGTAGTGTTATTCGTTCTTAGTTTCGTTCCCGTGGTAGGTTTCTTTACAGGGATTACTTTGTTTTTTGTTTCCGCCTATTTTTATGGGTTCTCTTTTATCGACTATTCCTTAGAACGCAAAAAAATGAATATCACAGAAAGCGTATCCTTCGTAAAAACCAATAAAGGATTGGCCTTGGGCAACGGCACTATTTTCTCGCTGGCTCTACTTATTCCGTTTCTTGGCGTTCTCATTTCAAGTTTTGTATCTATTATCAGTGTAACAGCCGCCACCATAGCAACTACAGAGGCAATGATAAGAGAAGATTTAAAGGCATCTTAA
- the purB gene encoding adenylosuccinate lyase, producing the protein MMDIQLLTAISPVDGRYRSKVDGLALYFSEYALIRYRVLVEIEYFIALCEQPLPQLADFDKSLYENLRNIYKEFQLEDAERIKEIECVTNHDVKAVEYFIKEKFDVLKLEQYKEFIHFGLTSQDINNTAIPYSLRDAVNDYYYPLLEELIDQLAELAEDWKEIPMLAKTHGQPASPTRLGKEMMVFVQRLQKQLSLLKGIPCSAKFGGATGNFNAHKVAYPNINWIDFGNHFVNDILKLDREQYTTQISNYDNLAAIFDNLKRINTIMIDLSRDFWTYIMMEYFKQKIKKGEVGSSAMPHKVNPIDFENAEGNLGIANSVYEHLAAKLPVSRLQRDLTDSTVLRNVGVPIAHTVIAIKSLQKGLGKLLLNKDAIANDLEKNWAVVAEAIQTILRREAYPNPYEALKALTRTNEGINAKTIAEFITTLDVSDEIKEELRAITPQSYTGM; encoded by the coding sequence ATGATGGACATACAGTTATTAACGGCAATTTCTCCTGTCGACGGAAGATATAGAAGTAAAGTTGATGGTTTAGCACTATATTTCTCAGAATATGCATTAATTAGGTATAGAGTGCTGGTTGAAATAGAATATTTCATTGCACTGTGCGAACAACCACTACCGCAGTTGGCTGATTTTGATAAAAGCCTATATGAGAATTTACGAAATATTTATAAGGAATTTCAATTGGAGGATGCGGAGCGAATTAAAGAAATAGAATGTGTTACCAACCATGACGTTAAAGCTGTAGAGTACTTTATCAAGGAAAAGTTTGATGTGCTTAAGCTGGAGCAGTACAAAGAGTTTATTCATTTTGGTTTAACCTCGCAGGACATTAATAATACAGCTATTCCTTATTCTTTAAGAGATGCTGTAAATGATTATTATTATCCTTTGTTGGAAGAGTTAATCGATCAATTGGCTGAATTGGCCGAGGACTGGAAAGAGATTCCGATGTTGGCCAAGACTCATGGACAGCCTGCTTCACCTACTCGTCTTGGAAAGGAGATGATGGTGTTTGTACAGCGTTTACAAAAGCAATTATCTTTGTTAAAAGGTATTCCTTGTTCGGCTAAGTTTGGTGGAGCAACAGGAAATTTTAATGCACATAAAGTGGCCTATCCAAATATTAATTGGATTGATTTTGGAAATCATTTTGTAAATGATATTTTAAAATTAGACAGAGAGCAGTATACTACCCAAATATCTAACTACGATAATCTGGCTGCTATATTTGATAACTTGAAACGTATTAATACCATAATGATAGATCTTTCCAGAGATTTTTGGACCTACATTATGATGGAATATTTTAAACAAAAAATCAAAAAAGGAGAGGTGGGCTCAAGTGCTATGCCACATAAGGTTAATCCTATTGATTTTGAAAATGCTGAAGGTAATTTGGGTATTGCCAATTCTGTTTATGAACATTTGGCGGCTAAGTTACCTGTGAGCCGTTTGCAGCGCGATCTGACTGATTCTACAGTGTTGCGAAACGTAGGGGTGCCTATTGCTCATACTGTTATTGCCATTAAGTCCTTGCAAAAAGGGTTGGGTAAGTTATTGCTCAACAAAGATGCCATTGCCAATGATCTGGAAAAAAATTGGGCAGTGGTGGCTGAAGCTATTCAGACTATCTTGCGACGGGAGGCCTACCCTAATCCTTATGAGGCATTAAAGGCATTGACGCGTACCAACGAAGGAATCAATGCAAAAACCATTGCAGAGTTTATAACAACCCTCGATGTTTCGGATGAAATCAAGGAAGAACTTAGAGCTATCACACCTCAATCTTACACAGGAATGTAA
- a CDS encoding ABC transporter ATP-binding protein, whose translation MKDFFKVLRRFIPPYKRHLVLSFVFNVLHSVFGSIAMLFSIPIFQVLFDKTKEVSELVAWELTQDAVVNNFYYFVTQFKNEYGIMAVMPLVGVLLLFATFLKVSFSYLASHQTVSIRNGVVKDMRMQIFAKLIALPLGFYSDEKKGDVMARATGDVTEVENSIMSSLDMLIKNPIIILVSVGFMLSISFQLTLFVFVMLPIAGWVIGKTGKSLKTKSRVSQSLMGSILGTIEETIGGLRIVKAFNAEDRMMERFEKEAEDYKRIMDKVRRRYVMAHPLSEFLGTIVVVVLVWFGSYIATSENSTFDGASFIAYLGIFYQIINPAKQFSTAFFNIQKGLAAMERIDKILLADNKILEQDGAKKVKSFRNIIEYKNVSFGYNEHRVLKNVSLSIEKGKMVALVGQSGSGKTTFVDLLPRFHDIQEGSITIDGVDIRDMRVHDLRGLMGNVNQEAILFNDTFFNNIAFGVRNASREQVEKAAKVANAHDFISASEHGYQTLVGDRGGKLSGGQRQRISIARAVLKNPDILILDEATSALDTESEKMVQEALENLMNSRTSIVIAHRLSTVRNADLICVFSEGEIVEKGSHEELLAQGGTYSKLHELQVR comes from the coding sequence ATGAAAGATTTTTTTAAGGTTTTACGACGATTTATTCCTCCCTATAAACGCCATTTGGTGTTGAGTTTTGTATTTAATGTGCTGCATTCTGTTTTTGGAAGTATAGCCATGTTATTTTCCATTCCTATATTTCAAGTTCTTTTTGATAAAACAAAGGAAGTGAGTGAGCTTGTTGCCTGGGAGCTTACACAAGATGCCGTGGTGAATAATTTTTACTATTTCGTGACACAGTTCAAAAATGAATATGGTATTATGGCAGTGATGCCATTGGTGGGGGTGTTATTGCTTTTTGCTACATTTTTAAAAGTGAGCTTTTCTTACCTGGCTTCACACCAGACTGTGTCCATACGCAATGGGGTGGTGAAAGATATGCGTATGCAAATTTTTGCTAAACTAATTGCTTTGCCTTTGGGTTTTTATTCTGATGAAAAAAAAGGAGATGTGATGGCTAGGGCTACAGGTGATGTAACGGAAGTAGAGAATTCTATTATGTCTTCGCTGGATATGCTGATAAAGAATCCGATCATCATCTTAGTGTCGGTGGGTTTTATGCTTAGTATTAGTTTTCAATTGACTCTTTTTGTATTTGTTATGTTGCCTATTGCCGGTTGGGTGATTGGTAAAACAGGTAAGTCTCTTAAAACAAAATCCAGGGTGTCTCAATCGTTGATGGGTAGTATTTTGGGAACCATTGAGGAAACGATTGGTGGCCTGCGTATTGTAAAGGCTTTTAATGCGGAAGACAGAATGATGGAGCGCTTCGAAAAGGAAGCCGAGGATTATAAAAGAATTATGGATAAGGTGCGTAGACGATATGTGATGGCGCATCCTCTTAGTGAGTTCCTGGGTACCATTGTGGTGGTTGTACTGGTTTGGTTTGGTTCTTATATTGCTACCAGTGAAAATTCTACTTTCGATGGAGCCTCTTTTATAGCTTATTTGGGTATATTTTATCAAATTATTAATCCTGCCAAGCAGTTTTCTACTGCCTTTTTTAATATACAGAAAGGATTGGCTGCCATGGAGCGTATCGACAAAATCTTATTGGCAGATAATAAAATATTGGAGCAGGATGGAGCTAAAAAGGTAAAATCGTTCCGAAATATTATTGAGTATAAGAACGTGAGTTTTGGCTATAATGAACATCGGGTTCTTAAAAATGTATCTTTATCTATTGAAAAAGGTAAAATGGTTGCCCTAGTAGGACAGTCAGGATCAGGAAAAACTACCTTTGTTGACTTGTTACCCCGTTTTCATGATATTCAGGAGGGAAGTATTACCATTGACGGGGTCGATATTCGCGATATGAGAGTGCATGACCTGCGAGGGCTAATGGGCAACGTGAATCAGGAAGCCATTTTGTTTAATGATACCTTTTTTAATAATATCGCTTTTGGGGTAAGAAATGCAAGCCGCGAACAAGTGGAAAAAGCTGCTAAGGTGGCCAATGCCCATGATTTTATTTCAGCTAGCGAACATGGCTATCAAACTTTGGTCGGGGATAGGGGAGGTAAGCTTTCTGGTGGCCAACGACAGCGTATTAGTATTGCCCGTGCTGTGTTAAAAAATCCCGATATACTTATTTTAGATGAGGCTACATCCGCCTTGGATACGGAATCGGAAAAGATGGTGCAAGAAGCCTTGGAGAATTTAATGAATTCCCGAACTTCAATAGTTATAGCACATAGACTTTCAACGGTTCGTAATGCGGATTTGATATGTGTTTTTAGTGAGGGAGAAATTGTGGAAAAAGGAAGCCATGAGGAATTATTGGCACAAGGAGGTACTTATAGTAAACTACATGAACTCCAAGTGAGATAA